The Augochlora pura isolate Apur16 chromosome 4, APUR_v2.2.1, whole genome shotgun sequence genome segment taattagaattgttctaaaattcttATCTTATAATCAATGCAATAACAAAAGTGTTTTTAACAGaaacagtgaaataaaatttgatcttTGCACatagaataaagtaaaatacagtttacaaatttttatagcagACTATGCAAGGTATACCTTTAGGTAAATTACATCCATTAAACAAGATGCACAAGTATGTTTCTGAGCCAATTTGGAAGGAAATGAGAGCCCTacctctttttttattctggCAAGTTGTGATTGCACTGTGGCTTTCATCAGCTGCTCCTGTGATGTCATATTGGTTGTCATTCCACTGAGCAGCCTAGTCCTATGTGAAATACAGaggatagataaataaataattttgtattatacgATATGGAAATATTGCGTGAAGAACGGCCAAGTGCATTCAACATTTATAGACCGTCGCCGTGCAAAAGGTCGGATCAAAGGGCCAACTGAACCGTATAATCGCAACTCTATCAATGTAATTGGCTTTGTGAACTTCAGACTGGTACGATCATAAAATCTTCGGAAACTTTTTCGAAACAAACGAACGATCAACGATAAATTGATTGCGGCTGCGTTCACAGGATTTTCCGaactttttttcttccttttctcgcAATTCGATCGATCCGAAAAACACTGTGCCACGAGTCCTTGAACTAGCAAAATCTAGAGCAAGGGCGATACGGGTCAGGGTTATGCGTCACGGTAACAATGCATGGTGTTCGAATTCAGGGTCACCAAAGTTCACGATTTCATATTCGAGATCTTCCACGCatggttttttctttttattaaactcgtgaattttatgcatattcAATTTCCAATGCTGTAAGATACAccaaatatctataataagggaaaacatattttaacgaaaatgttctacatTTCGTTTGCGGTCACAGAGAATGAAAATGTCAAGAAAATCATTTgtttacataaagatccactGTCTAGTTGCCACTGCTATAGTTCAAGCTTATTTCAGTCGACGCGTCTAAACACGTATTTGtctaatgaatatttttcttaatgtcACTGCTAGTCCTTCCGTTACATCGCCCAATGTCGTGTTTtatcatagaaaatattacacaaaaGACATAGAATTCGGTGCCAACGAACATAAGCTAAAATTTTGGCATTACTCGCGTAAACCGAGTTTCGTTATTTACGAATGAAACGTCAAAATTCTACGATAATAGAAAACAACGATGTTCGGTAACGTCTTTACCTTGATTTTGCGGACCGCACACTGTCGGTGAACACGAAATTCGCGTGGTAACTTTGATTGTCAACACtgtgacaatttatttttaatagtgaCAGGTGTTATCGGTCAATGTTTCCGCGGATCTAATCGAACGTTTTATCGATTCAAACTTTGTCTACGACATGTTTGGGAACTACTATCGCGACTCGTGTTTCACGTGACACCTCTGTCGCGGTTAATTGACAAATAGATCAATGAAAACAAAGAGAGTCGTgacgtttctttctttgtGTGTTCTTGTTGCACGATTTAGCGAGCAGTCGAAAGCTGCACGAGATACTCCATACTGGCTTTGTAATCGCGATAGCAGCGGCGCCTATGGCCAGATACAGctcgatatataaataaatgtattagcTCGCTTGCGCGGTGGACCACTTTTGTTTTCTCAATGCGATCCGACTTTCTTCCGCttcattttcgaaaacatAATCGTCCGCGATTTCATTGAAAAGACGGGAGTAGTaatgacgaaaatattttatatttatcaagaaTAATCCTTATTATACAAGCACGGTTGAATCTCGGTAACTCGGAAATCTGTAGGAGAcaatcattttctttgttcAACTATAATCTGAAGATTCTACCTATTTTATGTATATCGAGATCCGAGTTACCGAGATTAGAGTGTATCACATAATACATATGTCACATAATACTGAATTACAATGTTGGCTCTATACACGCGGGGTCCATGTACGTTATATTTTCTGGAAAGTGATCCATGATGATGAACCTGTTTTCACTGGATTCGCTTAGGGTGTCGATAAATCCAAACCAGTAAATAACAAGTCCTGGACCGAATCTGTTCCAGTAGCTTAGAAACTGCTCTTTTATGTACTTGTGATGGATTTCTATGTTGCCAAATCTTGCCTTGGACTCTATCCAATTTACTATAAAACCGTTCACTGCTATCGGAACTTCCAATTTGAAATCTGGCGTTTTGTCATACCCTCTTGATCTTAAGTATTCCTCGTTACGGAATGCAATATTGTGCTCTGTCAAATGATTCTGCAGTTTCAATTCATATTCTTGACCAACAGACCTAACAGATTGAAAGCGAAATAAGTAACCATTGTACAGATATTGTACATAATTGTCTCGCAATAATCACTCGAGAAGAGAAAGGCACTTACAGTCCAGTAGCATCTGCTATGGGCCCATACACGTTATCGTACAAAACACACTGCAAAGGAAAGTATATATACAttcagtaattttaaaatatataaattgtgttAATCAAAGTTTTTAATGGTGTCTTTATTACCAAATATACTTCGTACGCGAGGTCCTTATCCTGAATCAGTGTAGTATctctaaacaattttccaatttcattcctagaaactgaaaaaatatttttatttacaataatttagcTGTGTAGGgggtttaataaattagagaaTAATTACCTTTTTGATCATATATTTCGCAGTATTTTTCAAGAATGTTTTTAGCTAATAATGCAGGAGGTACACTGAGATGCTCTGccattcttaataatataccGATAGAGTCTCCATTTCGTACAGCTTTCATGTAactattgtttaaacaatattatgtaataaaactCGTACATAgttaaatatagaaagtatGCGATGTAATACTTACACGTCATAATAGTTCTTATTGCtaccaaataatttacaatgattaattttcattttgtgttGTATGTCTAAAGATAATATTCCATATAGCGTGTTCGCGGGAATGCTGAATgacaaaaggaaaaagaataaagagcaaataaatatttattcaagtatactgtaatagaataaaataattatattagtattaaaagGAAGTGATCTTACtctttgtatttttgtttcaatacatCCCGACAATCCTTTGGTAAACCATGATAATCTCGAATTGTATTTACAATGTCGTTGTACAAATCCAGCTTCAttcttgattattatttttcaaactttcaaCAATAAATCTCGTTGGCGTTGTGTCAACTTTTCTGTTATTGTGAACCTTTCGTTCCGTTCAGGATATTTTCAGTGAAAGTTAATAATTGACAGACAGGTAATTATACTATTTGACCCGTTTGTTGTAGCCGAATGGTTGtcgaatttcatcgaaactgaaatttcgttaaaaatcttaaaaaaacGTGAACCTACTCtggtttgtttttatttttgtgataaCACTGTCATGTCACCTACATACGCGTGTATAGTATGTACATGGACTCTGAATTATTGTAGATCAAGCACCATATGTGGTTTCGGGTCGCACGTTCTGAAATACCGACATCGTTCGAGGTATGAACTAGTTCCAGGTACTAAAATGGTACAACTTTTCTAAAACTGTACTAAACAACCCGAATTGTTTAGAGATATTACACAGACCAAATTACTGAGATCtgcaaaatgtattttttaaaatttcgttacGGCTTCAGATAATACAATCGAGATACGCGAGTATCTAATACTTTTTGTCATTCCGAGTAAGATCAAAATTTGAGGAAAGTATTTTCGTGATTATAGACTAAACTAGTCCTTCTAGCATCTCCAAACAATTCGAATCATTTAGACCAGTTCTAAACAAGTTACACCGGATACTTTTGTGGGTCACTGTATGCTTGATTCAGAACCCCCGAGTCATCCGAGTAGTACGAGTCAATGATAAgtgaaactttgaaaaaatatttgccgcGCAACTTACATCGACTCGTACTACTTGCAAGATTCGCGCAGCTTGCAAATAGCAAAAGGCAGCCagaagtgaataataaatcacGAAAAAGTTTCTCGACAAAGTCGAGAAAATTCTTGAGAAGTCTGGGGGCTTgggaaaaaagagaacgaaaaCGGCAATGTGAAATTGTCAACGTTATCGATTGAGCCACCGGCGTTCGGTTTCCCGCCCGAACAAACTCTCGCGGCCAACAGATGGCCGGCGAATGTGCATTTATTCGCGGGCAGAAACGGACGGGAGGACACAGATCGGGACAGATGTCGCGGTGGTCGACCGTTCGACCGAAAGTTGGCGCTCGCAGTCTTTCCGTTGTCAATAACGGACGCAGTGTCCCGGCACAAAATTCCGGAAACGTCTCGTTTGTGGAATTCGGCGGCCATCCGGATGTAATTTCGAGTTGTCGCGGGTTGATTCGTACGTGTGCCGAACGTTTGGGAAAAGAGGAGGCGTTGTCGATCGCGGCACGCGAGTCACTGTACGAGAAGAATTCGCAAAAACGGGCGTGCCTTGGATACTCGGccgacgagacgagacgaggaCGGGACGAAACGAGACGGGTAcgggacgagacgagacggtACGGGACGAAACTTCCCTCGCGCAAAAATATACAACGGCGGTGCGGGAGCCGAGAAACGGGcaacgatcgcgatcgcgactGCGACTGCGGCTGCCACTGCGACCGCGACCAGGACAAAGGCGGCGACACGAAGCACAGGAACGGCGGTTGGCTCGACGGGGACGACGTCCACGACGACGAGGATCGAGCGACACCCCTCGGCGACGGTCACCTCGAGGACGATACGCGACGATAGCTCGGCGAATATCGAGGGCGAGAGCGGGAACGGAAAAGTACCGCGGTGCAGTGGAGGCTGAACCAATGCGACGCACCGCCGCGCGGATTTGAATGCGAACGAACCCATAACTGTCAACGGTCGAATTCGAAACGCTCGCGAACAAACGCCGTCTCCTATCCCTCGCGTCTATCGCGATAGGTCGCGGTTGTTCGGTTATCCCGGTGTACGGCCGGCTATTGCTCGGTGGTGGCTACGTGAGGTGGCACGAGAACGCAAATAAATGACCATGGATCACGGCATGTGCGACATCCAAACCGGATACAGCATTAATATCAAGAGGACGGACGGTGAGTAGATTCGCGCACCGCAACCCAggtatttttagaaattaccCCGAACGGCCGTAGCGGCTGAGAACATCGGGACTAGTCGTCGCGGCGGGACGTGGGTTTCTTGCGATTCTATGGACGTGTATGGCAACGCGATATACGGCGCGACCTAACCCAGTCGGCTCGGCGACGACGCTCGTCGATCGTCTCCGTGGCGGTGACGAGCATCGATACACACCGAGTCTACATATGTACTCTCGGCCTTAAAGGAGCATTGCGGGAATCGGGTGCGTGGGCTGCTCGGCGAGCAGCAACGTCATGGAAACGCGCAGTTGGGACCGGTTCCGTTCTCCTGTCGGAAACTGGTGCGAGAGGACACAATCATTTCAGACTATACCGGCAACAGACACGGTGACTCGCACTCGTCCGTTCGCTCGACCTACGAATGTTACTAATCGTACCCGTGCGCGCACACCTGTTTGTTTACCAGACCGATTTCCATCGCCCTTGCTTAACCGATCGAAAAGGTGTCGCCGCGCCATGTTTGTTTTTCCCCccttttgttttttctttcaaattggCGCGTTGCGATGTCGcggcgcgatcgcgatcgcgatttGCGAGATTTCACCGTGGCGGCCGTAGAATCAGCGTGTAGGTGGAAGACGAGCACACCTATCCGCGAGCGACGAAGACATCCTTTCACCGCTTATGCACCGTGTGCACGCGTCCGCGTGCAACGAGACCAGAACGAAACCAGTCTTCCTCGAGTCATTGATCGCGCTTCTCTTACACGCTCCAGATTTTCACGCGAGACAATTTCTGTCTACGAGCGTTGTTTCGCGTGCCTCTCGGGGCCTCGTCTCGCGGGCCGCGTACCGATCGCAACAACGAATTCTCGGGCACGACTTCCGCCACGCTCCGatcgaccgaccgaccgacaaaaaatattgttgcccAACAGCCGGCGTCGACCGGTTCGCGGTCGATACGAACAGCTGCAGGAACCACGCGAACGCGCGTACAATTTTTCCCAAAGGATGTATGTATTCGATCGGGCCGATGATTCTCGGTCATCCCTTCGTGACCGTCGCGTTTTGCTCCCACGAAATACAATAGGAGCGGCGTTGGATCGGAGATTAGAGGTACGATTGGAAGACAAAGTCGACGGTACACGCAATGGATCGCGACGCAACAAGTGGCCGTGGCGCGTATGAAATTTCGTAGCAAACGGTTTTATCCGAACGTTTGATCGGTTGTCGGAGAAGGATTCACGTCGCAGCTCCTCGTTCGTCCTTGCCCGAAAGAGCGAGCGGCGCGTGGTTGTCGCGCTACACGCGCGAGCGTAGGTGTCGCGTCCTTATATGGGCCTTCGTATCGCAAGATTCCAGCCGCGGCGAATCTTACCTTATAATCTTATATACGATATACATaagtatatagaaatatatattatccgGTCTTGCGTCGTCGGAGATTGATTCTCCTCGGGACGCGTCGAAATTGTCCGATGGTAATTCGTCGATCTTGGAAAGAGTAAGACCGAATAGCCAGGACCACGGGAACAGGATTTGTGATAACGCgattatatttgtttgttgCAGGTCGCGTCCACTCGGCTGTCGTTTCTGGAGTGAGTTGGGAACAACGAACTGTCACTGTAGAATGGTTCGAACGAGGAGAGACCAAAGGAAAGGAGGTAACGTCGAGATCGCGAAACGAGGATTCTTTACTT includes the following:
- the LOC144468740 gene encoding CDAN1-interacting nuclease 1; translated protein: MKLDLYNDIVNTIRDYHGLPKDCRDVLKQKYKDIPANTLYGILSLDIQHKMKINHCKLFGSNKNYYDVYMKAVRNGDSIGILLRMAEHLSVPPALLAKNILEKYCEIYDQKVSRNEIGKLFRDTTLIQDKDLAYEVYLCVLYDNVYGPIADATGLSVGQEYELKLQNHLTEHNIAFRNEEYLRSRGYDKTPDFKLEVPIAVNGFIVNWIESKARFGNIEIHHKYIKEQFLSYWNRFGPGLVIYWFGFIDTLSESSENRFIIMDHFPENITYMDPACIEPTL